One Manihot esculenta cultivar AM560-2 chromosome 6, M.esculenta_v8, whole genome shotgun sequence DNA segment encodes these proteins:
- the LOC110618142 gene encoding disease resistance protein RPV1, translating into MAHGTSQASSSSSFRWTYHVFLSFRGGDTRKNFTDHIYTALIQAGIRTFRDDDEIERGENIEKEIMKAILESRMSVIILSKDYASSRWCLDELAMIMERRRTVGHIVLPVFYDVDPSQVGKQIGSYGEAFARHEMAFKEEMDMVEGWRRALREAADMGGMVLENKYQSQFIQNVVKEVGNKLNRIVLNVAPYLVGIDSRIAAINLWLQDGSNDIGIATIYGVGGIGKTTIAKIVYNQNFDNFDGASFLPNVRETSEQPNGLVRLQRQLLSDLLKGKTNKIYNADEGIVKIKAAICRRQVLLVLDDLDQLDQLNAIIGMREWFFPGSKIIITTRHERLLRAHEVSRMFRVNELDDNESLELLSRHAFGQATPIEDFKEQSKRAASLCSGLPLALQVLGSSLSGKSADIWESALQKLEAIPDSKIQKILRVSYDSLQDDHDKNLFLDIACFFTGLDKDYVASILDGCKFYTVVGINNLIGRCLLTINEANKLMMHQLVRDMGREIVRQESPEEPGKRSRVWHHKDAFNVLRENAGTETVKGLMLNLQMLKEDNTAKTYAKQHLHESSVDEEVPPNQGNYSKRHHLGFFSWQPVNSGLSNSLYEARLKTKAFAKMDRMKLLQLNYVKLSGDFGGFPKGLVWLFWRGFPLKCIPNNFHLEKLVVLDMRNSSLINVWKGTRFLVNLKILNFSNCHGLVITPNFMGLPSLERLKLKGCINLIELDKSIGNLQRLILLDLRDCKNLKSLPGEIGLLESLEKLNLCGCSKLDHLPEEMKQLQLLKVLYADDTGLNQLQAVNVPWYSTFCSWLLPRKCPQKMSFSLAVLPSYLVNLSLADCNLSDVAIPNDLSCLRSLEILDLKGNPIHSIPESINSLTTLQNLCLDKCTRLQSLPELPASLEELKAEGCTSLEIITNLPNLLRTLQVELFGCEQLVEVQGLFKLEPIVNMDAEMINDLGLFDLASFGSTEVTMFNAIANRERRTTPQVLQECGIFSFFFAGNQVPFWFIHKSMGSSLSFTVNPLPGHKVCGLNLCTLYSRDDQVFWLHAAGHYAKINNETKGINWSYSPTFYGIPEDDEDMLWLSCWKFGNEFEVGDEVNVSVRMPSGFYVKEGGVYVVYKEDDSNTKDMAQSSSFYHQNITDRDLSAYQVGEAVYFLHHHPYTTPNEILKLASLQL; encoded by the exons ATGGCTCATGGAACAAGTCAAGCGTCCTCATCTTCATCATTCCGATGGACTTACCATGTGTTCTTGAGCTTCAGAGGCGGAGACACCCGCAAGAATTTCACTGATCACATCTACACAGCTCTAATTCAAGCAGGGATTCGCACTTTCAGAGATGATGATGAAATTGAGAGAGGTGAAAATATTGAGAAAGAAATTATGAAAGCAATATTAGAATCAAGAATGTCTGTAATTATTCTTTCAAAAGACTATGCATCTTCAAGATGGTGTCTTGATGAACTTGCGATGATTATGGAACGTAGGAGAACTGTTGGGCACATTGTGTTGCCAGTTTTCTATGATGTGGATCCATCCCAAGTGGGGAAGCAGATTGGGAGCTATGGTGAAGCATTTGCTAGACATGAAATGGCCTTCAAGGAGGAGATGGATATGGTGGAAGGATGGAGAAGAGCTCTTAGAGAAGCTGCAGATATGGGAGGAATGGTCTTAGAAAACAA GTACCAGTCACAGTTTATTCAAAATGTTGTCAAAGAGGTTGGAAATAAGCTGAACCGCATAGTACTGAATGTTGCTCCCTATTTAGTTGGAATAGATTCTCGTATAGCTGCTATTAACTTGTGGTTACAAGATGGCTCAAATGATATTGGCATAGCCACAATCTATGGAGTCGGAGGAATTGGTAAGACAACTATTGCGAAGATTGTTTACAACCAGAACTTCGACAACTTTGATGGTGCAAGCTTTCTTCCAAATGTGAGAGAAACTTCTGAACAACCCAATGGTTTAGTTCGCTTGCAAAGACAACTTCTTTCAGATCTCCTAAAGGGAAAAACTAACAAAATATACAATGCTGATGAAGGGATTGTTAAAATAAAAGCTGCTATATGTCGCAGACAAGTTCTTCTGGTTCTTGATGATCTGGATCAACTGGACCAATTAAATGCAATAATTGGAATGCGAGAATGGTTTTTTCCTGgaagtaaaattattataacaACTAGACATGAGCGTCTTTTAAGGGCTCATGAAGTTAGTAGGATGTTTAGAGTTAATGAATTGGATGATAATGAATCACTTGAGCTTTTAAGTCGGCATGCTTTTGGGCAAGCTACTCCTATTGAAGATTTCAAGGAGCAATCCAAGAGAGCAGCGAGTCTTTGTAGTGGTCTTCCATTGGCTCTTCAAGTTCTGGGTTCCTCTCTTTCAGGCAAAAGTGCAGATATTTGGGAAAGTGCATTGCAAAAGTTGGAAGCAATTCCTGACAGTAAAATTCAAAAGATTCTTAGAGTAAGCTATGACTCTCTACAAGATGATCATGATAAAAATTTATTCCTTGACATAGCTTGTTTCTTCACTGGATTGGACAAAGATTATGTTGCTAGCATTCTAGATGGCTGTAAATTCTATACAGTGGTTGGAATTAACAATCTCATTGGTAGGTGTCTTTTGACAATTAACGAAGCAAACAAGCTGATGATGCATCAATTAGTTAGAGACATGGGAAGAGAAATTGTTCGTCAAGAATCACCTGAGGAACCGGGGAAACGTAGTAGAGTTTGGCATCACAAAGATGCATTCAATGTGTTGAGAGAAAATGCT GGTACAGAAACAGTCAAGGGCCTCATGCTAAATCTACAGATGTTAAAGGAAGATAATACTGCTAAAACTTATGCAAAACAACATCTTCATGAAAGTTCTGTTGATGAAGAGGTTCCTCCTAACCAAGGAAATTATTCAAAAAGACATCACCTTGGTTTTTTCTCATGGCAACCTGTGAATAGTGGTTTATCAAATTCATTGTATGAAGCAAGATTGAAAACAAAAGCATTTGCAAAGATGGACAGAATGAAGTTGCTCCAACTCAATTATGTTAAACTCAGTGGAGATTTTGGGGGCTTTCCTAAAGGTTTAGTATGGTTGTTTTGGCGTGGATTTCCTTTAAAATGTATACCAAATAATTTTCACCTGGAGAAGCTTGTTGTTCTTGATATGCGCAACAGCAGCCTGATAAATGTTTGGAAAGGAACAAGG TTTCTTGTTAACTTGAAAATCCTCAACTTCAGTAATTGCCATGGCCTTGTTATAACCCCCAACTTCATGGGACTTCCTTCTCTTGAGAGATTGAAGCTCAAAGGTTGCATAAACTTGATTGAGCTTGACAAATCCATTGGCAACCTTCAAAGGCTTATTTTACTGGACCTAAGAGACTGCAAAAATTTGAAGTCCCTTCCTGGAGAAATTGGTTTATTGGAATCTCTTGAAAAACTTAATTTGTGTGGTTGCTCAAAACTTGATCACCTGCCTGAGGAGATGAAACAACTGCAATTGTTGAAGGTTCTTTATGCAGATGACACTGGTTTAAATCAATTACAAGCTGTAAATGTACCGTGGTACTCAACATTTTGTTCTTGGTTGCTACCAAGAAAATGTCCACAAAAGATGAGTTTCTCGTTGGCTGTTTTACCATCGTATTTAGTAAACTTAAGTCTAGCAGACTGCAATCTATCAGATGTTGCTATTCCAAATGATCTAAGTTGTCTTCGCTCATTGGAAATTTTAGATCTTAAAGGAAACCCGATACACAGTATTCCAGAAAGCATCAATAGCCTTACTACACTCCAGAACCTTTGCTTAGACAAGTGCACAAGGCTCCAATCTCTTCCAGAGCTTCCAGCAAGTTTGGAGGAATTAAAGGCTGAGGGCTGTACATCACTGGAAATAATTACAAATCTGCCAAATTTGCTGAGAACTTTGCAGGTGGAACTGTTTGGCTGTGAACAACTTGTTGAAGTGCAAGGCTTGTTCAAGCTAGAACCAATTGTAAATATGGACGCAGAAATGATAAATGATTTGGGCTTGTTCGACTTGGCATCCTTCGGGAGTACTGAGGTGACAATGTTCAATGCCATagcaaacagagaaaggagGACGACTCCGCAG GTATTGCAAGAATGTGGCATATTCAGCTTCTTCTTTGCTGGGAATCAGGTTCCATTCTGGTTCATCCATAAAAGCATGGGGTCCTCATTATCTTTTACAGTAAATCCACTTCCTGGTCACAAAGTCTGCGGCTTAAATTTATGTACGTTATACTCGCGCGACGATCAGGTGTTTTGGTTGCATGCTGCTGGTCATTATGCCAAAATCAACAATGAAACCAAGGGTATAAACTGGAGCTATAGTCCAACTTTCTATGGAATCCCAGAAGATGATGAAGATATGCTATGGTTGAGCTGCTGGAAGTTTGGAAATGAGTTTGAAGTAGGGGATGAAGTGAATGTTTCGGTGCGAATGCCATCTGGGTTTTACGTAAAGGAGGGTGGTGTTTACGTGGTGTACAAGGAAGACGACTCAAACACTAAGGACATGGCACAAAGCAGCTCTTTTTATCATCAGAATATCACTGATAGAGACTTGTCAGCATACCAGGTGGGAGAAGCAGTTTATTTTCTGCATCATCATCCATATACAACTCCAAATGAAATACTGAAATTAGCTTCATTACAACTCTGA